TCCAGCAACGGCGCGACCTGCGCGGCGAGCGCGTCGTGCGACGTGGCAGGCAGCGGCACCACGACGAGTTGCGCACCGCGCAACGCGGCCGCGAGATCGCCGGTCAGGCGGATCGCACCCGGCGCATCGCCGAGCGGCACCGCGCGCGTGCCGCGATAGTCGGTCACATTCAGCACGCCGAGCTCGCGCAACCGCGCATGCGGCTCGCGGTCGCGCCGCCACCACGTCACGTCGTGGCCCTTCTCGAGCAGGTCGATTGCCGCCGCATGGCAGCCGTGGCCGCCGCCCAGAACACATACCTTCATCGTCTTCTCCCGGTGATTGAGTGCTACCGAGACTACGCGGCCGCCCCCGCCGCGTCGCTTCAAAACGCGCAACGGCACGCCCGTTCGCGCAACGCAATCGCGGCGATGCGCATGCCGCCGCGCCCCCGCATCCGCTACGAGGTCCGTCAATGGATATCGCCCTGTCCCGCCATGCGCTGAACCGGCTCGGCACGCTGCACGCCCCCGACGAAGTCGAACGCGCGGTCGCGCACCGTCTCGGGCCGCACCGGATGGCCGCGCGCGGCCGCGATCCGTTTCATGCGGAGCTGTACGAAGTGCCGCTGCATCACGGCGCGCTGCTCGAACTCTGCTACGGCCGCGAAACGCGCATCGACTTCGGCGACGATGCCGAACACTTCCTGTTCAGGCTGACGCTCGCCGGCGCATGCGAGCTGCAGGCCGGCAGCGTCGTCGCGCGCGCCGGCCCCGGCGAGCTGACCGTGTCGTCACCCGCGCTCGCGAGCCGGCTGAGCACGAGCCCCGATTGCCGCAACCTCGTGCTGCGGCTCGAACGCGGCGCGCTCGAACGCAAGCTGCAGGACATGCTGCAGGCCACGCTCACGCGGCCACTGCAGTTCGATCTCGCGGCCGGCGGTGCCGGCGCGGGCGCGGCGCTGCTGCTGCCGACCTTCGAATACCTGTGCCGGCTCGGCGCGCAACCGGGCATCGGCACGGCCGCGACGACCTTCGGCGCCGACCTCACCGCGTGGCTGATGTCGCTGCTGCTCACGCACCTGCCGCATTCGTACAGCGATGCGCTCGCGCGCGGCACGCCGCCGCTACCGGCGCACGTGCGTCGTGCGTGCGATCACGTCGACGCGCACCTCGGCGAACCGCTCGCGCTCGCCGCGCTGGCGGCCGTCGCGGGCGTCGCGCCGCGCACGCTGCAGCACGCGTTTCGCGCGTTCCTGCACACCACGCCGGCCGCCTACGTGCGCGATCGCCGGCTCGCCGCCGTGCACGCGGCGCTGCAACGCGGCGACGCGCGCAGCGTGACCGACGTGCTGATCGCACACGGCATTCATGGCTTCGGCCATTTCGCGAAGGCGTATGCGCGGCGTTACGGCCACGCGCCTTCCGTCACCGCGAGGCAACCCCGATGACGCACTCCGCAACCGGCCGCCCGGCGGCCCCGACCCGCGCCGAATCCGCGCCGCACGACAACGATCCATCCGAACTGCGCGTGCAGGATCTCGATCTCAACTTGCTGAAGACCTTTCGCGCGGTCTATGAGGAACGGCACGTCGGCCGCGCGGCGCTGCGGCTCGGCGTCACACAGCCGTCCGTCAGCTATGCGCTCGGCCGGCTGCGGCTGATGTTCCGCGACGCGCTGTTCGTGCGCACCGGCACCGGCGTCGAGCCGACGCCGCGCGCGCAGCGGCTCGCGGTGTCGGTCGACAAGGCGCTGGCGATCCTGCAGGACGTGCTCGACGAAGGCTCGCGCTTCACGCCCGACAGCACGCAGCGCGTGTTCCGCCTGCACATGAGCGATTTCGCGGCGAGCGCGTTCCTGCCGACACTGCTCGGCGCATTCGACCGCCGCGCACCGGGTGCCGTGATCGAAACGCTGCACGTCGACGAGTGCCAGCTCAACGTCGCGCTCGAATCAGGGCGGATCGACTTCGCGCTCGGGCATTTCGCCGATGCGTCAAGCCACTTCCAGCGCGCCGCGCTGCTGCACGAGCGCTGCGTGCTGCTGATGCCGCGCCGTACCGCGCAGCGCGTCGGGCTACCCGACGATTACGTGCTCGATGGCGAGGCGCCCGATACGCTGCGCTTCGTCGCGGTCACGTCGCATCCGCAATCGATGCAGCTGCTGGAGCGGCACGGGCTGATGCCGCGCGTGCGCGCGGCGCTCCCCGATTTCATGGTTGTGCCCGCGCTGCTGCAGGACGGCGATTACGCACTGATCCTGCCGGAGACGATCGCGATCACGTTCGCGGCGCGGCAGCCGTGCGCGCTGTACGAGATCGCCGGTGCCGGCGAATGGGCCGTCAACGCTTACTGGCACCGGCGCTTCGACGCCGACCCCGGCCATCGCTGGCTGCGCGCGCTGCTGCTCGAACTGTTCAACATCGGCGAACTGGCGCCGTTCGACGCATGGCTCGCGCCGCAGCCGCCCGCCTGCGCATAGCGGCGCAAGCGGAAAGGCACGCGGACTCGGGCCGGCCCAAACGGTCAGAACGCCGTGAGCATGCCCACGACGATCGAGCTGGCGGTCGCGCCGGGCTTGGCGACCGCGACGCCGCCGCCCGCCGCACCGTTGACGACGAAGCGCGCATGCGCGCCGTTGCGCACCATCGCGGCACCCGTGTACAGCACGGTACGCTTCGACAGCGGATAGTCGAAGCGGATGCCGTACGAATCGGCGTTGCCGTCGCTGTCCGCGACCTTGCGGTAGTGGCCGACGCTCAGCAGCAGCGACGCACGCCCGATCGGCACCGTCGCGCTCAGCTCCATGATGTCGCTGTGCGGATATGCGCTCTGGCTGTCGATCGCGGTCGCGACGTCGGGGCCGCCGCGATGGCGCATGTACAGCGCGGCCACCTTCACGACGCTGAAATCGTACGAGATCGCGCCCAGCGTGTAGTTGCCGTTCGCGGCCGGGCTCGAGTCGCCGAGCGAGGACGCGGCCACCGGGCTGAACTTCTGCTGCATGTAGTCGACGTCGACCGACAGCCCGCCTTGCACGTAGTTGAGCCCTGCCCCGTACGTATCGCCGAGCGTCGCCGGCTGCCCGGCCGCGCCGTTGGTACCGCGCGCGGCCATTGCACGCAGCATGAAGCCCGCGTAGCGCGGCGACGTGTAGCGCATCGAGTTGCGCACGCGCAGGAACGCGGGCCCGACGAAGTTGTTCGTCGCGTTGCCCCACGCAAGCCCCGCGCCGAGGCCCGGCAGGCTGTACGTGACGAGCGTCGTATGCAGGATCGTGTACAGCTCGCCGAACTGCACGCCGCCGAACGGCCCCGTGATGCCGACCCACGCTTCGCGGCCGAACAGCGCGCTACTGTTCGACAGCGCGCCGCTTGCCGCGTTGAAGCCATCTTCCAGCTTGAAGATCGTCGCGTAGCCGCCGCCGAGATCCTCGACGCCCTTCAGCCCCCACTGCGACGCGAACAGGTTGCCGCTGCCCATGCGCGTCACGTGGTTCGGCCCGGCGTTCGCGTATTCGATCGCGGTGTCGACGCGGCCGTAGAGCGTCACGCTCGATTGTGCGAATGCGGGCAGCGCCGCGCAGGCAAGCAGCGCGGCAAGCGGTACGGCAAGCCGGTCGGCCCGCCCGTTCGGTTGGTTCATCGTCGTCGTCCCGTAGAGTTTCCGGCGCAGTTCGGCGTCGCGCCGCGTGGTGTGATGCGCGTTCGCCGCGAAGGGCCAACGCTGCCGATCAAAAACGGGCCGAGTCTAGGAACGACAATTTCGGACGTCGACGCAATGCGCTCTATAACGCTTATAGATGCGCCACATGATGGGCGCGCGCCCCGCCGCACGCGCGCTGCGCGGCGGCCGGCGCGCGAGACCCTGGTGTTTTCTTTATCCGGGTCGGTAAATGCCCGTGTGGTGCGGCTGTCACTCCGGCTATGGCGGCCGAATTTGGCCGACTACGCTGCGTCTCCGACACGTGCCCCCGCACGCTTTCGCGCCGCGACGGCGCCCGGCCCGCCAAGGCCGCTGCCGCGCTTTTCCACCGCCCGCTCCTGGAGAATCCGCATGTCCGCATCCACGGCCCGCGCTGCCGACGGCAAGCGCTATACGTACGAATGGTATGTCGTCGTCATCTGCATGCTCGCGTACGTCTTTTCGTTCGTCGACCGCCAGGTCCTCGTGCTGATGATCGAGCCGATCAAGCGCGACCTGCACCTGTCCGACACACAGTTCAGCCTGCTGAACGGCTTCGCGTTCTCGCTGTTCTATGCGGTGATGGGGCTGCCCGTCGCCTATCTCGCCGACCGTTACGCGCGCCCGCGGATCATCGCGCTCGGCATCGCGCTGTGGAGCGTCGCGACTGCTGCATGCGGGCTCAGCCAGCATTTCGTGCAGATGTTCATCGCGCGGATGGGCGTCGGCGTCGGCGAAGCCGCACTGTCGCCCGGCGCGTATTCGATGCTCGCCGACTACTTCCCGAAGGAGAAGCTCGGGCGCGCGATCGCCGTGTATTCGCTCGGCTCGTTCATCGGCGGCGGCGTCGCGTTCCTGATCGGCGGCTACGTGATCGCGCTGCTCAAGCATGCGAGCGCGTTCACGTTGCCGGTGGTCGGGCAGGTGCATGCGTGGCAGGTCACGTTCCTGATCGTCGGGCTGCCGGGGATCCTCGTCGCGCTGCTGTTCGCCGCGACCGTGCGCGACCCGCAGCGCAAGGGGCTCGCGCAGGATCGCTCGGGCGCCGTGCGGCGCGTGTCGATGCGCGATTCGCTGCGCTTCGTCGGCACGCATCGCGCGACTTTCTCGTGTCACTACCTCGGCTTCTCGTTCTACGCGATGACGCTGTACTGCCTGCTGAGCTGGACGCCCGCGTTCTATATCCGCCACTTCGGGATGACGGCCGTCGAAGCTGGCTACACGCTCGGCATCGTGCTGCTGGTGGCGAACACGGCCGGCGTGTTCTGCGGCGGCTGGCTCAACGACTGGCTGCTGCGGCGCGGCCGCGAGGATGCGCCGATGCGCGCCGGCGCGATCGGCGCCGCGTGCATGGTGATCCCCGCGACGCTGTTCACGCAGCTCGACTCGCTGCCCGCGTCGCTCGCGACGCTCGTCGTCGCGATGTTCTTCGCGTCGTTCCCGATGCCGACGTCGACCGCCGCGATGCAAACGCTCGCGCCGAACCAGATGCGCGCGCAGATCTCCGCGCTGTTCCTGCTCGTGTCGAACCTGATCGCACTCGGGATCGGCACGACCGTCGTCGCGCTGTTCACCGATCGCGTGTTCGGTGCGCCGGCGGCGGTCGGTCATTCGATGTCGATCGTCAACGTCGCGGCCGCCACGCTCGCCGCGCTGCTGCTCGCCGCCGGCTGCCGGCACTATCGCCGCAGCCTCGATCGCGAACGCGGCCATGCGCCGGCAGCCGCGCCGCATGCGGCCGAGGCCGGCAACGCGATCGCCGCGCGCTGAACCCCGGGCGCGATCGGTCATAATCGGTCGCCCGACCATCATCCATCCCACTGATTCAGGCATCGATTTTTAATCGATTTGATTTATGCGATGCCCATCCCTATTCTCGATCGCATGACGGCGCGGTGTCTGCCGCGCCGCGTTTCCCCTACCCCACGGATTTCCCCATGCAAGCGAACCGCCACCAAGTCCGGATCGACGCGCTGATCGACGCGGCGCAGGACATCCGCTGTTTCCGGGTGTCGCGCGTCGACGGCCAGCCGTTCGACGCATACGAACCGGGCGCCCATATCGACGTCACCGCCCCGTCGGGCATCACGCGGCAATACTCGCTGTGCGGCAACCCCGACGAACGCGGCAGCTACCTGTTCGCGGTGAAAAAGGAAGCGCAGTCGCGCGGCGGCTCGCGTTCGCTGCACGACGACGTGCAAGTCGGCGCCGAGCTGTCGATCGGCGCGCCGCGCAACCTGTTTCGTCTGACGGATGACGCGAGCGAGCACGTGCTGATCGCGGCCGGCATCGGCATCACGCCGCTGCTGTCGATGGCGTATGCGCTGCACCAGCGCGGCGCAAGCTACCGGCTGCACTACTTCGCACGCAGCCGCGAGCATGCGGCCTTCGTCGCCGAACTGTCGGCCGAGCCGTTCGCGTCGCACGTGACGTTCCACTACGGCATCGAGCCCGCAGCGCTCGCGGCCGAGCTGGGCCGCTGCGTCGAATCGGTGGACGCGCGCGCACACGTCTATACGTGCGGCCCGGGGCCGTTCATGGATGCGGTCGTCGCGGCAGCCGCGACGCGCTTGCCTGAAGATTCGATCCATCTCGAACGCTTCGCGGCGGAACCGGCCGCCGCCGATGCGGGCCATACCGATGCGGGCGCCGGCCCGGCCACCGACGGCTTCGAAGTGCGCCTGCAGCGCAGCGGGCAGTCGGTGCGCGTCACGCCCGACACGTCAATCGTCGACGCACTCGCCCGCATCGGCATCGAGGTCGACACGTCATGCGGCGAAGGCGTGTGCGGCACCTGCATGGTGCCCGTCATCGACGGCGAGCCCGATCATCGCGATCACTGTCTCAGCAAGGCCGAGCGCGCGAGCAACACGGTGATCTGCTGCTGCGTGTCGCGTGCGCGCTCGGCGGTGCTCGTTCTGGATCTCTGATTACCGACGCGCGCGGCACGAGCGACGCCGGTTCAGGACGTCTCGCCCCGGCGAATGGCTCGACAAACTCGGCGAGCAACGCGCACATCCGCGCGTTGCCCTCGTCTTCATGGGTCACGCGTCGTCGAAGCGCTCGTCGATCTCCACCAACGGCTCGCCCATCCGCGCGTTACCTCCGCCCCACGAATCACGCATCGTCGAACCGCTCGACGAGCTCAGTCAACAGCGTGCGCATCCACGCATTGCCCTCGTCTTCATGGAAATGCTCGTGCCAGTGCATCGTCACCGGCGCGGGCGGCAACGTGACCGGGAGGTCGTAAAGCCGGAACGCGTTGTCGCGGTTCAGGATCTGCGCGAGCCGCTTCGGCAGCGTCGCATAGAGATCCGTGACCGACAGCACGCTCGGCAGCGCGACGAAGTGCGGCACTTCGAGCGCGATGTTGCGGCCCACGCCTTGCGCGCGCAACGCATCGTCGAGCGCGTGGTGGCTGTGCTCGACCGATTTCACGTTGACGTGCGCGGCGCGCACGAACTGGTCGAGGCTCAGCGCGGTGCCGCTCGGCACTCCGCGCCGGCGGCCCGTCATGCACACGTAGGTTTCCTCGAACAGCACCTGGTGGCGCGTGCGCGGCATCAGTTCCGGCAGGTTGCCGATCGCGAAATCCAGCCGGCTCGCGCGCAGCGCTTCCTCGATCTCCTCGACCGGCAGCGGCTGCACGCTCAGCGTCACGCGCGGCGCGCGCTCGCGCAGCGCCTGGCAGATCGCCGGCAGGTACGCCATCTCGCCCGCATCCGACAACGACAGCCGGAACGTGCGCGTGCTGGTGGCCGGATCGAAGCGCTCCGCGTAGCGCAGCGCCACACGCACCATGTCGAGCGCCTTGCCGACGATCCCCGCGAGTTCGAGCGCGACCGGCGTCGGCTGCATGCCCGAGCGTGTGCGCACGAACAGCGGATCGTCGAACAGTGTGCGCAACCGGCCGAGCGAATAGCTGACGGCCGGCTGCGACAGCGCGAGCCGCTCGCCGGCCTTCGTCAGGCTGCGCTCCTCGACGATCGCCTGGAATACGCGCAACAGGTTCAGATCGAGATGATCGACCGATGTCATCCTAGCCTCCATCATTTGCCGTATTTATTGACCTGCCAATTTTAGATCAATTTGACGGATATGTAGTGGGAGACGAGACTGGGTACTCGAAACCGCGCGCTGCGCGGCCCGATTTCGCGACTCTTTCCCCACGACAACGATGAGCGACATTTCCTACCAGACGATCGACACCAGCGCGTTGCATGGTTTCGCGCAACCCGACCGCATCGCGCCCGCGATGTATCACGATCCCGCGCTGTTCGAAGCCGAGCTCGACCGCATCTTCTACCGCACCTGGATCTGGGTCGCGCACGAGAGCGAGCTGCCGAACCCGGGCGACTTCATCACGACGACGATCGGCCGCCAGCCGGTGATCGTCGTGCGCGACAAGACCGGTGAAATCAACGTGCTGCAGAACCGCTGCCGCCATCGCGGCGCGACCGTGTGCGAATCGCACAAGGGCAACGCGAAGGGTTTCACGTGCCCGTATCACAGCTGGTCCTACGCGCTCGACGGCACGCTGCGCGCACTGCCGTACGGCGACGGCTACGAGGGCGTGTGCGAGAAAGGCGACCTGCCGCTCGTGAAGCTGCGCGTCGGCGTGTACCAGGGGCTGATTTTCGCGAGCTTCAACGACGCGATCGAACCGCTCGAGGATTTCCTCGGCGGTGCAAAGCCGTGGATCGACCTGTTCATGAAACAGGGCGCCGGCTACCCGATCAAGGCGAACGGCGAGCACAAGTTCAAGTTCAAGGGCAACTGGAAGATCCAGCTCGAGAACACGACCGACCTCTATCACTTCCCGGTCGTGCACAAATCGTGGATGAAGTCGATCGACGACGAGACGGCCGCCGCGATCACGAGCTTCATGACGAGCGAGGACGCGTTCTGCCGCGGGCTCGGCAACGGCCACAGCCTCGCGGTGCTGATGCCCGAGCTGATCGACCTCGACGAAGACGACGGCGCACCGCTGGCCGAGCGCTTCGCACCGCTCGCGGCGAAGCTCGCCGAGCGCCACTCGCCGGAAGAAGTGCGCCGCATCGTGCGCTCGCTGATGGGCGTCGGCTTCAACCTGAACCTGTTCCCGAACCTCGCGTTATCGATGGCGTTCTTCCGCGTGCTGCGGCCGATCTCGGCGAGCGAAACCGAGATCCGCCACGTCGCGCTCGCGATGGACGGCGGCCCCGACGAAGCGAACCGCGAGCGGCTGCGCATCCACGAGCACTTCCAGGGCCCGTTCGGTTTCGGCAGCCCCGACGACGCGGAAGCATGGGAACGCGTACAACGCGGTGCGCATGCGGGCCCCGATGTGCCGATCCTCGTGAATCGCGGGCTGAACCGCGAGACGACCGCCGCGAACGGCGAAAAGACCGCACATGCGACCGACGAGACCGGCATGCGCGAGGCCTACCAGCAATGGCGCAAGATGATGGAGCAACAATAATGGACGACCGCAACGCCCTCTTTTCCGAGCAGACCTTCGCCCGCGCGGTCGAATTCGTGTGGCGCGAGGCCGAGATGCTCGACCGCCGCGACTATCGCGCGTGGCTCGACCTGTGGGATCCGGCCGGCCACTACGTGGTGCCGATCGATCCCGACACGACCGATTTCGCCGCCACGCTGAACTACGTGTTCGACGACCAGGACATGCGCGAGAAGCGCGTGCAGCGGATGGTGTCGGGCTATTCGGCGTCGGCGACCGACGCGGCGCGCACGGTGCGCACCGTATCGCGCTTCACGCTGGAGAGCGGCAGCGCCGACACCGTCGAGCTGAAATCGGCACAGGTCGTCGTCGCGTACAAGCGCGGCGTCGCGACGCTGTTCGCGGCCGACGTCACGCACAAGCTGCACGTCGACGCCGAAGGCGAGATGCGGATCGCCGAGAAGGTCGTG
This window of the Burkholderia lata genome carries:
- a CDS encoding spinster family MFS transporter is translated as MSASTARAADGKRYTYEWYVVVICMLAYVFSFVDRQVLVLMIEPIKRDLHLSDTQFSLLNGFAFSLFYAVMGLPVAYLADRYARPRIIALGIALWSVATAACGLSQHFVQMFIARMGVGVGEAALSPGAYSMLADYFPKEKLGRAIAVYSLGSFIGGGVAFLIGGYVIALLKHASAFTLPVVGQVHAWQVTFLIVGLPGILVALLFAATVRDPQRKGLAQDRSGAVRRVSMRDSLRFVGTHRATFSCHYLGFSFYAMTLYCLLSWTPAFYIRHFGMTAVEAGYTLGIVLLVANTAGVFCGGWLNDWLLRRGREDAPMRAGAIGAACMVIPATLFTQLDSLPASLATLVVAMFFASFPMPTSTAAMQTLAPNQMRAQISALFLLVSNLIALGIGTTVVALFTDRVFGAPAAVGHSMSIVNVAAATLAALLLAAGCRHYRRSLDRERGHAPAAAPHAAEAGNAIAAR
- a CDS encoding LysR family transcriptional regulator, coding for MTSVDHLDLNLLRVFQAIVEERSLTKAGERLALSQPAVSYSLGRLRTLFDDPLFVRTRSGMQPTPVALELAGIVGKALDMVRVALRYAERFDPATSTRTFRLSLSDAGEMAYLPAICQALRERAPRVTLSVQPLPVEEIEEALRASRLDFAIGNLPELMPRTRHQVLFEETYVCMTGRRRGVPSGTALSLDQFVRAAHVNVKSVEHSHHALDDALRAQGVGRNIALEVPHFVALPSVLSVTDLYATLPKRLAQILNRDNAFRLYDLPVTLPPAPVTMHWHEHFHEDEGNAWMRTLLTELVERFDDA
- a CDS encoding porin; the encoded protein is MNQPNGRADRLAVPLAALLACAALPAFAQSSVTLYGRVDTAIEYANAGPNHVTRMGSGNLFASQWGLKGVEDLGGGYATIFKLEDGFNAASGALSNSSALFGREAWVGITGPFGGVQFGELYTILHTTLVTYSLPGLGAGLAWGNATNNFVGPAFLRVRNSMRYTSPRYAGFMLRAMAARGTNGAAGQPATLGDTYGAGLNYVQGGLSVDVDYMQQKFSPVAASSLGDSSPAANGNYTLGAISYDFSVVKVAALYMRHRGGPDVATAIDSQSAYPHSDIMELSATVPIGRASLLLSVGHYRKVADSDGNADSYGIRFDYPLSKRTVLYTGAAMVRNGAHARFVVNGAAGGGVAVAKPGATASSIVVGMLTAF
- a CDS encoding aromatic-ring-hydroxylating dioxygenase subunit beta, whose amino-acid sequence is MMDDRNALFSEQTFARAVEFVWREAEMLDRRDYRAWLDLWDPAGHYVVPIDPDTTDFAATLNYVFDDQDMREKRVQRMVSGYSASATDAARTVRTVSRFTLESGSADTVELKSAQVVVAYKRGVATLFAADVTHKLHVDAEGEMRIAEKVVRLIDSTEALSAIGFLL
- a CDS encoding AraC family transcriptional regulator, translating into MDIALSRHALNRLGTLHAPDEVERAVAHRLGPHRMAARGRDPFHAELYEVPLHHGALLELCYGRETRIDFGDDAEHFLFRLTLAGACELQAGSVVARAGPGELTVSSPALASRLSTSPDCRNLVLRLERGALERKLQDMLQATLTRPLQFDLAAGGAGAGAALLLPTFEYLCRLGAQPGIGTAATTFGADLTAWLMSLLLTHLPHSYSDALARGTPPLPAHVRRACDHVDAHLGEPLALAALAAVAGVAPRTLQHAFRAFLHTTPAAYVRDRRLAAVHAALQRGDARSVTDVLIAHGIHGFGHFAKAYARRYGHAPSVTARQPR
- a CDS encoding PDR/VanB family oxidoreductase gives rise to the protein MQANRHQVRIDALIDAAQDIRCFRVSRVDGQPFDAYEPGAHIDVTAPSGITRQYSLCGNPDERGSYLFAVKKEAQSRGGSRSLHDDVQVGAELSIGAPRNLFRLTDDASEHVLIAAGIGITPLLSMAYALHQRGASYRLHYFARSREHAAFVAELSAEPFASHVTFHYGIEPAALAAELGRCVESVDARAHVYTCGPGPFMDAVVAAAATRLPEDSIHLERFAAEPAAADAGHTDAGAGPATDGFEVRLQRSGQSVRVTPDTSIVDALARIGIEVDTSCGEGVCGTCMVPVIDGEPDHRDHCLSKAERASNTVICCCVSRARSAVLVLDL
- a CDS encoding aromatic ring-hydroxylating oxygenase subunit alpha; translation: MSDISYQTIDTSALHGFAQPDRIAPAMYHDPALFEAELDRIFYRTWIWVAHESELPNPGDFITTTIGRQPVIVVRDKTGEINVLQNRCRHRGATVCESHKGNAKGFTCPYHSWSYALDGTLRALPYGDGYEGVCEKGDLPLVKLRVGVYQGLIFASFNDAIEPLEDFLGGAKPWIDLFMKQGAGYPIKANGEHKFKFKGNWKIQLENTTDLYHFPVVHKSWMKSIDDETAAAITSFMTSEDAFCRGLGNGHSLAVLMPELIDLDEDDGAPLAERFAPLAAKLAERHSPEEVRRIVRSLMGVGFNLNLFPNLALSMAFFRVLRPISASETEIRHVALAMDGGPDEANRERLRIHEHFQGPFGFGSPDDAEAWERVQRGAHAGPDVPILVNRGLNRETTAANGEKTAHATDETGMREAYQQWRKMMEQQ
- a CDS encoding LysR family transcriptional regulator, translated to MTHSATGRPAAPTRAESAPHDNDPSELRVQDLDLNLLKTFRAVYEERHVGRAALRLGVTQPSVSYALGRLRLMFRDALFVRTGTGVEPTPRAQRLAVSVDKALAILQDVLDEGSRFTPDSTQRVFRLHMSDFAASAFLPTLLGAFDRRAPGAVIETLHVDECQLNVALESGRIDFALGHFADASSHFQRAALLHERCVLLMPRRTAQRVGLPDDYVLDGEAPDTLRFVAVTSHPQSMQLLERHGLMPRVRAALPDFMVVPALLQDGDYALILPETIAITFAARQPCALYEIAGAGEWAVNAYWHRRFDADPGHRWLRALLLELFNIGELAPFDAWLAPQPPACA